In Thermanaeromonas sp. C210, the genomic stretch AGAAAGGCGTACCAGCATGTTTGTTCCATTATGCTTGTACCCCGCCAGCACCTGCTCCGGAATGGAAGTATCAAGGATACCCTTAATTAACTCCCTGGTAACAGGATGCCGGGGAGCAGTAAAAATATCCAGGACGGAACCGGCCTCAACAATATGCCCCTGGTGAAGGACAGCCACCCGGTCGCATATTTCCTTAATTACCTGCATTTCATGGGTGATAATTATAATTGTTAGACCCAGGTTTCTATTGATATCCCGGAGCAAACTCAGGATGGAGGCAGTCGTCTGGGGATCCAGGGCTGATGTCGGTTCGTCACATAAAAGCAACCGGGGTTCGCTTGCTAAAGCCCGGGCAATTCCTACCCGCTGCTTTTGACCGCCCGACAGTTCCGCAGGGTAATGTCCCGCCTTATCGCTTAGTCCCACCAGTTCCAGGGAGCGTTTAACTTTCTCCTGGATAATCCGGCGTGGCAGGCCGGCAATTTCCAGGGGAAAAGCTACATTTCCAGCGACATTGCGGGCCGAAAACAGGTTAAATTGTTGAAAAATCATGCCTATCTGCTGGCGGGCCCGGCGGAGCTGCCTTTCAGAATAGGTAGTAAGATCCCGCCCGTCAATAATTACCCGGCCGGAAGTTGGCCTTTCCAGCATGTTGATACAGCGGACCAGAGTGCTTTTCCCAGCACCGCTACGGCCAATGATGCCGAATATCTCCCCTTCGGCAATATCCAGGTTGATATTTTCCAGGGCCTGTATCAGTTTGCCATCTTTGGTTGTAAAAGTTTTACTAAGGTTTTCGATTTTAACCATACCTATCACCTGAAGGGGTAAGTGCTAAAACACGCGAATCTTTCTTGTCAAATGGTAACAAAGGGCTTAGATACTGTCAATAAGATTGAATTCGGGAAAAATTTTTCCCTCCGCCCCTTGACAAAAAAATCAAGTAAACCTATTATCTTAATAAGCTATTTCAGAGGAGGTTGATAGTCTTTGAAAAAGATCCTTGTTCTGATTCTCGCATTATTAACGCTAGGGGCAGTTTTAACAGGATGCAGCCAGCAACAGAAGGCATCCCCGGGAGAAGCTGCCAAAAAAGAAATAACTGTCGGTGCTACTGCTCGTCCCCATGCCGAAATCCTGGAAAAGATTAAACCTGTGCTGGCCCAAGAGGGAATCACCCTGAACATTAAAGTCTTTAATGATTATGCCCAGCTCAACCCCGCCCTGGCAGATAAGCAAATTGACGCCAATTTCTTCCAGCACATACCATACCTTGAAGATTATAACCAAAAAACAGGTAAGAATTTGGTTTATATTGCCAAAGTCCACATCGAACCCATGGGGATTTATTCCCAAAAAATTAAGAGCGCCGGCGAATTGATAAACGCCAGAAGTATTGCC encodes the following:
- a CDS encoding methionine ABC transporter ATP-binding protein, encoding MVKIENLSKTFTTKDGKLIQALENINLDIAEGEIFGIIGRSGAGKSTLVRCINMLERPTSGRVIIDGRDLTTYSERQLRRARQQIGMIFQQFNLFSARNVAGNVAFPLEIAGLPRRIIQEKVKRSLELVGLSDKAGHYPAELSGGQKQRVGIARALASEPRLLLCDEPTSALDPQTTASILSLLRDINRNLGLTIIIITHEMQVIKEICDRVAVLHQGHIVEAGSVLDIFTAPRHPVTRELIKGILDTSIPEQVLAGYKHNGTNMLVRLSFIGHSAGEPIISRMIREYNVQANILYGKIDHIKDTPFGTLTLDLLGQPDDLQRALAFLQGKQLNIEVLQRQ
- a CDS encoding MetQ/NlpA family ABC transporter substrate-binding protein, which translates into the protein MKKILVLILALLTLGAVLTGCSQQQKASPGEAAKKEITVGATARPHAEILEKIKPVLAQEGITLNIKVFNDYAQLNPALADKQIDANFFQHIPYLEDYNQKTGKNLVYIAKVHIEPMGIYSQKIKSAGELINARSIAIPNDATNGGRALMLLAKAGVIKLKEGVGILATKNDIIEKPEGLTIRELDAAMLPRSLTDVDAAVINGNYALEANLNPVKDALFLEDKSSPFANVLVVRPEDKDNPALKKLAEALNTAEVKKFLEEQYQGAVIPAF